From the genome of Vigna angularis cultivar LongXiaoDou No.4 chromosome 11, ASM1680809v1, whole genome shotgun sequence, one region includes:
- the LOC108323531 gene encoding DExH-box ATP-dependent RNA helicase DExH14 has translation MIAHSSEFENIAIREEEENELEMLARTSCPLEIKLCCLQLYISRGSMDSFSLVSDAAYISASLARITRALFGICLRRGWCEMTLLMLEYSKAVDRQVWPHQHSLRQFDNHLSAEIFRKLEECGADLDRLFETEEKGIGGINSVCTKGRGCSF, from the exons ATGATTGCACATTCTTCTGAATTTGAGAATATTGCTATtcgagaagaagaagaaaatgagctAGAGATGTTGGCGCGCACATCATGTCCATTAGAAATTAAG CTTTGTTGTTTGCAGTTGTACATATCTCGAGGTTCTATGGATTCTTTTTCTTTGGTATCTGATGCTGCATATATTAGTGCAAGCTTGGCTCGAATAACACGGGCATTATTTGGGATTTGTTTACGAAGAGGCTGGTGTGAGATGACTCTGTTAATGTTGGAATATAGCAAAGCTGTGGATCGTCAAGTTTGGCCACATCAACATTCTCTTAGACAATTTGACAATCACCTTTCTGCAGAA ATATTCAGAAAGCTTGAAGAGTGTGGGGCTGACCTAGATCGCCTGTTTGAGACCGAGGAAAAAGGCATTGGAGGCATTAATTCTGTATGCACCAAAGGAAGGGGATGTAGCTTTTAG
- the LOC108332638 gene encoding aspartic proteinase CDR1, with protein MALHSCIFFIFFLLLKFSTTCFYARSLTEPLKGGFTVELIHRDSSKSPFYNPTKTLFQKLNTSFHRALDRVNHFYAKPKATKNTPQSVIISNQGEYLVKYSIGTPPFELMGIADTGSDLIWSQCKPCEQCYNQTSPLFDPSKSKTYEPVSCYSTVCQTLGQTYCLSDAQPNCQYTISYGDGSHSQGNLAFDTLTLGSNTDSSVAFPSIPIGCGVNNAGTFDSEGSGIVGLGGGHVSLVSQIGPSIDFKFSYCLVPLFHPKSSSKLNFGENAVVGGPGTVSTPIIPGSVDTFYYLRLEGMSVGSKRIEFVDDSLSDDEKGNIIIDSGTTLTILPEKFYAKLESEVAANINLERVNITDQILSLCYNSGGHNAVEAPPIVAHFSGADVVLDSLNTFVSVSDDVLCFAFAPVATGSIFGNLAQMNYLVGYDLLRKTVSFKPTDCTKM; from the exons ATGGCCCTTCATTCTtgcattttcttcatcttttttctCTTGCTCAAATTCTCAACCACTTGCTTTTATGCAAGGTCTCTCACTGAACCACTCAAAGGAGGTTTCACTGTTGAACTGATTCACAGAGACTCTTCAAAATCTCCATTCTACAATCCCACCAAAACCCTTTTTCAGAAACTCAACACCTCTTTCCACCGTGCTTTGGACCGTGTTAATCACTTCTACGCAAAACCAAAAGCTACCAAAAACACACCACAGTCTGTGATAATCTCCAACCAGGGAGAGTACCTTGTGAAGTACTCCATCGGAACACCACCGTTTGAACTGATGGGCATTGCTGACACCGGTAGTGATCTCATTTGGTCACAGTGCAAGCCTTGTGAACAGTGTTACAACCAAACCAGTCCATTGTTTGACCCTTCCAAATCCAAAACATACGAACCTGTCTCTTGCTACTCCACGGTGTGTCAGACTCTGGGTCAAACTTATTGCTTATCTGATGCTCAACCCAATTGCCAGTATACCATATCCTACGGTGATGGATCTCATTCTCAAGGAAATCTTGCCTTTGACACACTCACTTTGGGTTCTAATACAG ATTCCTCAGTTGCATTTCCCAGTATTCCCATTGGTTGTGGTGTGAACAATGCTGGTACATTTGACAGTGAAGGGTCTGGCATAGTTGGTTTAGGAGGTGGTCATGTCTCACTTGTCTCCCAGATAGGTCCTTCAATTGATTTCAAATTCTCCTATTGCTTGGTGCCATTGTTTCATCCCAAAAGCtcaagtaaattaaattttggagAAAATGCTGTTGTGGGTGGCCCAGGAACAGTTTCTACACCAATCATACCTGGTTCTGTTGATACATTCTATTACCTTAGATTGGAGGGGATGAGTGTGGGGTCCAAAAGGATTGAGTTTGTGGATGATTCATTGTCAGATGATGAAAAGGGTAACATTATAATCGATTCAGGAACAACTCTCACAATTTTGCCAGAAAAATTTTATGCCAAATTGGAGTCAGAAGTGGCTGCTAACATCAACCTAGAACGAGTGAATATCACAGACCAAATTCTAAGCCTTTGTTACAACTCTGGAGGACATAATGCAGTTGAGGCTCCACCTATTGTTGCACATTTTAGTGGTGCGGATGTTGTGTTGGATTCTTTGAACACTTTTGTTAGTGTGTCTGATGATGTTTTGTGCTTTGCTTTTGCCCCAGTGGCAACTGGTTCCATCTTTGGTAACTTAGCACAGATGAACTACTTAGTTGGTTATGATTTGCTGAGGAAAACTGTCTCCTTTAAGCCCACTGATTGCACCAAGATGTAA